A section of the Oryza sativa Japonica Group chromosome 1, ASM3414082v1 genome encodes:
- the LOC4325822 gene encoding amino-acid permease BAT1 homolog isoform X2, giving the protein MSRSVQLAMAAGDQAADDPDSLRLLQLGYKQELKRGLSTLSNFAFSFANISVLTGVTATYNTGLRYGGPVSMTLGWLVVALFNGCVALSMAEICSAYPTSGGLYYWSAKLAGKEWASLASWVTGWYVRHWAAIASVDFSLAQLLQVIILLSTGGANGGGYMASKYVVLVICAVILILHGVINSLPIQWLSLFGQIGAIWNAAGVFVLVILIPAVAKDRPSVEFVFTHLNTDNGMGIHSKAYILAVGLLMSQYSVLGYDTSAHMVEETKNADRSGPIGIITSVVCATVFGWIYLLALTTAVTDIPYLLSPGNDAGGYAIAQALYTAFHRRFGSGAGGIACLGAVAVAIFLCGIACVTSNSRMAYAFSRDGAMPLSRVWYRVNKHEVPLNVVWLAVAVAFFMALTSLGSQVAFQALGSIATLGMYIAYALPVFFRVTTARRSFVPGPFNLGKYGVLVGWVGVVWVATVTVLFSLPVAYPVANKETFNYTPVAVGGVLLLSVGAWVLHARFWFQGPITNTSDGPI; this is encoded by the exons ATGTCTCGCTCCGTCCAATTAGCGATGGCCGCCGGCGATCAGGCCGCCGACGACCCGGACAGCCTCCGGCTTCTCCAGCTCGGCTACAAGCAGGAGCTCAAGCGTGGCCTCTC gACCCTGTCGAATTTCGCCTTCTCGTTCGCCAACATCTCGGTGCTGACGGGCGTCACGGCGACCTACAACACGGGGCTGCGCTACGGCGGGCCGGTGTCGATGACGCTGGGGTGGCTGGTGGTGGCGCTGTTCAACGGCTGCGTCGCCCTGTCCATGGCCGAGATTTGCTCGGCGTACCCGACCTCCGGTGGCCTCTACTACTGGAGCGCCAAGCTGGCCGGCAAGGAATGGGCGTCCCTGGCTTCTTGGGTCACTGGCTGGTACGTGAGACAT TGGGCAGCTATTGCGAGCGTAGACTTCTCGCTGGCGCAGCTGCTACAGGTGATCATCTTGCTTAGCACGGGAGGAGCCAATGGCGGCGGCTACATGGCTTCAAAGTATGTCGTGTTGGTGATTTGCGCCGTCATCCTAATCCTTCATGGCGTCATCAACAGCCTCCCTATCCAGTGGCTATCTCTGTTTGGCCAAATCGGGGCCATCTGGAATGCTGCAG GTGTCTTTGTTCTGGTGATCCTGATCCCGGCAGTAGCAAAGGACAGGCCAAGTGTTGAGTTCGTGTTTACCCATCTCAACACGGACAACGGCATGGGGATCCATAGCAAGGCTTACATCCTAGCCGTGGGATTGCTGATGAGCCAGTACTCCGTGCTCGGCTACGATACATCCGCTCACATG GTTGAGGAGACAAAGAATGCAGATCGGAGCGGGCCAATTGGGATCATCACGTCGGTTGTTTGCGCGACGGTGTTCGGGTGGATCTACCTGTTGGCTCTGACGACTGCCGTGACGGACATCCCGTACCTGCTCAGCCCCGGCAACGACGCCGGCGGCTACGCCATCGCGCAAGCTCTGTACACCGCCTTCCACCGGAGGTTCGGCAGCGGCGCTGGCGGGATCGCCTGCCTGGgagctgtcgccgtcgccatcttcCTCTGCGGCATCGCGTGCGTCACCAGCAACTCAAG GATGGCGTATGCTTTCTCCAGGGATGGCGCGATGCCGTTGTCGCGCGTGTGGTACAGGGTGAACAAGCACGAGGTGCCTCTCAACGTCGtctggctcgccgtcgccgtggcctTCTTCATGGCTCTCACG TCGCTGGGGAGCCAGGTGGCGTTCCAGGCGTTGGGCTCGATCGCGACGCTGGGGATGTACATCGCGTACGCGCTGCCTGTGTTTTTCCGCGTGACGACGGCGCGGAGATCGTTCGTGCCAGGGCCGTTCAACCTCGGAAAGTACGGGGTTCTCGTCGGCTGGGTGGGTGTGGTGTGGGTGGCCACCGTCACGGTGCTCTTCTCGCTGCCGGTGGCGTACCCGGTCGCCAATAAGGAGACGTTCAACTACACTCCGGTGGCCGTCGGCGGCGTGTTGCTGCTCAGCGTCGGCGCGTGGGTGCTCCATGCTCGGTTCTGGTTCCAAGGGCCCATTACCAACACTAGTGACGGCCCGATTTGA
- the LOC4325822 gene encoding amino-acid permease BAT1 homolog isoform X1: MSRSVQLAMAAGDQAADDPDSLRLLQLGYKQELKRGLSTLSNFAFSFANISVLTGVTATYNTGLRYGGPVSMTLGWLVVALFNGCVALSMAEICSAYPTSGGLYYWSAKLAGKEWASLASWVTGWFNIVGQWAAIASVDFSLAQLLQVIILLSTGGANGGGYMASKYVVLVICAVILILHGVINSLPIQWLSLFGQIGAIWNAAGVFVLVILIPAVAKDRPSVEFVFTHLNTDNGMGIHSKAYILAVGLLMSQYSVLGYDTSAHMVEETKNADRSGPIGIITSVVCATVFGWIYLLALTTAVTDIPYLLSPGNDAGGYAIAQALYTAFHRRFGSGAGGIACLGAVAVAIFLCGIACVTSNSRMAYAFSRDGAMPLSRVWYRVNKHEVPLNVVWLAVAVAFFMALTSLGSQVAFQALGSIATLGMYIAYALPVFFRVTTARRSFVPGPFNLGKYGVLVGWVGVVWVATVTVLFSLPVAYPVANKETFNYTPVAVGGVLLLSVGAWVLHARFWFQGPITNTSDGPI; encoded by the exons ATGTCTCGCTCCGTCCAATTAGCGATGGCCGCCGGCGATCAGGCCGCCGACGACCCGGACAGCCTCCGGCTTCTCCAGCTCGGCTACAAGCAGGAGCTCAAGCGTGGCCTCTC gACCCTGTCGAATTTCGCCTTCTCGTTCGCCAACATCTCGGTGCTGACGGGCGTCACGGCGACCTACAACACGGGGCTGCGCTACGGCGGGCCGGTGTCGATGACGCTGGGGTGGCTGGTGGTGGCGCTGTTCAACGGCTGCGTCGCCCTGTCCATGGCCGAGATTTGCTCGGCGTACCCGACCTCCGGTGGCCTCTACTACTGGAGCGCCAAGCTGGCCGGCAAGGAATGGGCGTCCCTGGCTTCTTGGGTCACTGGCTG GTTCAATATCGTTGGACAG TGGGCAGCTATTGCGAGCGTAGACTTCTCGCTGGCGCAGCTGCTACAGGTGATCATCTTGCTTAGCACGGGAGGAGCCAATGGCGGCGGCTACATGGCTTCAAAGTATGTCGTGTTGGTGATTTGCGCCGTCATCCTAATCCTTCATGGCGTCATCAACAGCCTCCCTATCCAGTGGCTATCTCTGTTTGGCCAAATCGGGGCCATCTGGAATGCTGCAG GTGTCTTTGTTCTGGTGATCCTGATCCCGGCAGTAGCAAAGGACAGGCCAAGTGTTGAGTTCGTGTTTACCCATCTCAACACGGACAACGGCATGGGGATCCATAGCAAGGCTTACATCCTAGCCGTGGGATTGCTGATGAGCCAGTACTCCGTGCTCGGCTACGATACATCCGCTCACATG GTTGAGGAGACAAAGAATGCAGATCGGAGCGGGCCAATTGGGATCATCACGTCGGTTGTTTGCGCGACGGTGTTCGGGTGGATCTACCTGTTGGCTCTGACGACTGCCGTGACGGACATCCCGTACCTGCTCAGCCCCGGCAACGACGCCGGCGGCTACGCCATCGCGCAAGCTCTGTACACCGCCTTCCACCGGAGGTTCGGCAGCGGCGCTGGCGGGATCGCCTGCCTGGgagctgtcgccgtcgccatcttcCTCTGCGGCATCGCGTGCGTCACCAGCAACTCAAG GATGGCGTATGCTTTCTCCAGGGATGGCGCGATGCCGTTGTCGCGCGTGTGGTACAGGGTGAACAAGCACGAGGTGCCTCTCAACGTCGtctggctcgccgtcgccgtggcctTCTTCATGGCTCTCACG TCGCTGGGGAGCCAGGTGGCGTTCCAGGCGTTGGGCTCGATCGCGACGCTGGGGATGTACATCGCGTACGCGCTGCCTGTGTTTTTCCGCGTGACGACGGCGCGGAGATCGTTCGTGCCAGGGCCGTTCAACCTCGGAAAGTACGGGGTTCTCGTCGGCTGGGTGGGTGTGGTGTGGGTGGCCACCGTCACGGTGCTCTTCTCGCTGCCGGTGGCGTACCCGGTCGCCAATAAGGAGACGTTCAACTACACTCCGGTGGCCGTCGGCGGCGTGTTGCTGCTCAGCGTCGGCGCGTGGGTGCTCCATGCTCGGTTCTGGTTCCAAGGGCCCATTACCAACACTAGTGACGGCCCGATTTGA